One segment of Synechocystis sp. PCC 7509 DNA contains the following:
- a CDS encoding CHAT domain-containing protein — protein sequence MLISKRWRFRILILFLLSISFCLLLNLIPINPLRSQALPTNTQTITTAYNYYKSKQYDKAISLWLEALKSAPTDKVKANIHNNLASAYQLSGNLTEAVRQWEQAAKIYQQQPDNQSRSMLAKTLIDRAQVYNDLGQFRASIPLVENAILIAQEARNKEVATVAQGVLGNAYALAGDYDKSLAAYQSSLELAQELGNARYITIALNNQVNLLQARQGRYLTQSQSAQQEKDTQEKTRLATLIQRDRSAAIAAANRAVALGNTVGGTPQVKALLNIIALSSQPDLVTKYNQQALSILDDLPPSRNKANALIQLTQYQTGKQKVDSLEKASAISASLGDFRTQSFALGANGHVYEQSGQLQQAMKLTRQAQSAAESVSAFDSLYRWQWQAGRIYQASNAPKEAITSYKQAIATLQRIRGDVVSANTDLQFDIRDSVEPVYRELMALLLDKGQAQEALSVSQLLKLTELQSFFGDECLQVKIALSTTQQPLRAKEAVINFLILSDRTYLILRLPDGTLKSYPAKLTAKQMQSEIEQFRTKLEDFGTDTYLEPAQRLYNLLIRPMAADLAQSEPNTLIFINDGVLRNIPMAALHDGKQFLVQKYAVSTSLGLGLNTGEPQKKEQKALVFGLTVKVPPFDSLPNVNAETQSVNNILGGKRFLDQKFTLANLEKQIGEHKNYSVLHLATHGRFRGTANSTFLQAYDRRISLQEFEDVLLADKEPVNLLTLSACQTAAGDNRSILGIAGLAARTGVKNILASLWFVNDADTVTLIESFYSHVHQPGTTKAEALRKAQLSLISIPNSHPVKWSSFILVNN from the coding sequence ATGCTCATAAGTAAGCGATGGCGCTTCAGGATTTTAATTCTCTTTTTACTGAGTATCAGTTTTTGCCTTCTACTCAACTTAATACCAATAAATCCATTACGTTCGCAAGCCTTACCTACAAACACACAAACAATTACTACAGCCTATAACTATTACAAGTCAAAACAGTACGATAAAGCGATCTCGCTCTGGCTTGAGGCTTTAAAATCAGCCCCAACTGATAAAGTTAAAGCTAACATCCATAATAATCTAGCCTCTGCTTACCAGCTTTCGGGTAATCTGACCGAAGCTGTAAGGCAATGGGAACAAGCAGCTAAAATTTATCAGCAACAACCAGATAACCAGTCGCGCTCAATGTTAGCTAAAACGCTAATTGATCGAGCGCAAGTTTATAACGATCTCGGTCAGTTTCGCGCTTCAATACCGTTGGTAGAAAATGCAATTTTAATCGCCCAAGAAGCTCGAAACAAAGAAGTGGCTACCGTAGCCCAAGGGGTATTAGGAAATGCTTACGCTCTAGCTGGGGACTATGATAAATCTTTGGCAGCTTATCAATCTAGCCTTGAGTTAGCTCAAGAACTAGGCAATGCTAGATACATAACTATTGCTCTCAACAATCAAGTCAACCTTTTGCAAGCTCGTCAGGGGCGGTACTTAACTCAATCACAATCTGCCCAGCAGGAAAAAGATACTCAAGAAAAAACTCGTCTAGCTACACTAATCCAGCGAGATCGGAGTGCCGCTATTGCTGCTGCCAACCGCGCTGTTGCCTTGGGTAATACTGTTGGTGGTACACCTCAAGTTAAAGCGTTGCTCAATATAATTGCCCTCTCATCACAACCGGATTTAGTTACCAAGTACAATCAGCAAGCGCTCTCTATCCTTGATGATTTGCCTCCCTCTCGTAATAAAGCCAATGCTCTTATTCAATTAACCCAATATCAAACAGGTAAGCAAAAAGTTGACAGTTTAGAAAAAGCTAGTGCCATTAGTGCAAGCCTTGGCGACTTTCGCACTCAATCTTTTGCTCTAGGAGCTAATGGTCATGTCTATGAGCAATCAGGACAACTACAACAGGCGATGAAGTTGACGCGCCAAGCCCAAAGTGCGGCAGAGAGCGTTAGCGCCTTTGACAGCTTGTATCGCTGGCAGTGGCAGGCAGGACGCATTTACCAAGCCAGTAATGCGCCTAAAGAGGCAATAACCTCTTATAAGCAAGCGATCGCTACTTTACAACGTATTAGAGGGGATGTTGTTAGTGCCAACACTGACTTACAATTTGATATCCGCGATTCGGTTGAACCTGTCTACCGAGAACTCATGGCATTGCTGCTAGACAAGGGGCAGGCTCAAGAGGCGCTTTCTGTTTCTCAATTGTTGAAGTTAACCGAACTGCAAAGCTTTTTTGGCGACGAGTGTTTGCAGGTGAAGATAGCCCTCAGTACAACTCAACAACCTCTGAGGGCTAAAGAAGCTGTTATTAATTTTCTAATCTTGAGCGATCGCACTTATCTAATCTTACGTTTACCTGATGGTACGCTCAAAAGCTACCCAGCAAAGCTAACAGCAAAGCAGATGCAAAGCGAGATCGAGCAATTCCGCACCAAGTTAGAAGATTTTGGTACTGACACATATCTTGAGCCAGCACAAAGACTCTACAATCTGCTAATCCGTCCAATGGCAGCAGATTTAGCCCAGAGTGAACCTAATACCCTAATTTTTATCAACGATGGTGTATTGCGAAATATACCAATGGCAGCATTGCATGATGGCAAGCAATTTTTAGTTCAAAAGTACGCAGTGTCTACTTCTCTTGGTTTAGGATTAAATACAGGAGAACCGCAAAAGAAAGAGCAAAAAGCCCTAGTATTTGGTTTGACTGTAAAAGTGCCACCTTTTGATTCCTTACCTAATGTTAATGCCGAAACTCAATCTGTAAATAATATTTTAGGGGGCAAGAGATTTCTAGACCAAAAGTTTACTTTGGCTAACTTGGAAAAGCAAATAGGTGAGCATAAAAATTACTCAGTGCTTCATCTGGCAACCCATGGTAGATTTAGGGGGACAGCAAACAGCACTTTCCTCCAAGCCTATGACCGTCGTATCTCTTTGCAGGAGTTTGAAGATGTCCTCTTAGCTGACAAAGAGCCTGTAAACTTGCTTACCCTTAGCGCTTGTCAAACCGCGGCAGGCGATAACCGCTCTATTTTAGGTATCGCTGGGCTTGCTGCGCGTACTGGGGTTAAAAATATTTTAGCTAGCTTGTGGTTTGTCAACGATGCTGATACTGTAACATTAATTGAAAGCTTTTACTCT